Below is a genomic region from Desulfobacter sp..
TGTTTTTAACAAAATTAATGCAGGTGGTGGGGCAGACATCCACACAGGCATCGCATTCAATGCACAGGTCCGGGGTAAACACCGTCTGGATATCACAGTTGAGACAGCGCAGTGACTCTTTGGACCCCACTTTGGGGTTGAATCCCAGTTCCACTTCAAGGAGGCGGTCCTTGATGGATTTAACCTTGGACACCATGGGCACCGGATGCCGCATCTTGTCCGAGACCTGGCTGTTGTAGAGCCAGTCCTTCATCCCCATTTTCTGGCCGGCAAGGGTGGTCACGGGCAGGGGCCGTTTTTTAAGATCCTTTCCATTGCAGAACAGGTCAATGGAAAGGGCGGCCTCGTGACCATGGGCCACGGCCGTGATCACATTTTTCGGGCCAAAGGCGGCATCACCGCCGAAAAAAACATGATCCAGATCAGACTGAAAGGTGAGTTCATCCACCCGGGGCCGGCCCTGATCATCAAAGGTGAGGCCGATATCTTTTTCAATCCAGGGAAAGGCATTCTGCTGGCCCACGGCCAGCAGGACTTCGTCGCAGGGGATAAACAGGAGTTCTCCTTCTGCCTTGTCCGGCAGCAGCTGTTTGAAATTCATCCCTTTTAAGACCTTGCCTTTCATGACAAAATCTACAGGAGAGAGGTGCTCTAAAATCGGGATATCCTCCCTGACAGCATCTTCAATCTCCCAGGGGGAGGCCTTCATCTGTTCACGCCCGCCCCGGATGATCACCTTGACCTTTTTTCCCCCAAGTCTGCGGGCGGTCCTACAGCAGTCCATGGCCGTATTGCCCCCGCCGATCACCAGGGTGGTTTTGCCGGTTTTTTTGGTGTGCCCGTATTGGACACCGGCCAGCCATTCAATGCCGACATGGACAAACGCTTTGGCAGCCTTTCGTCCGGGCAGATCAAGGTCACGGCCCCTTGGGGCGCCGGTGCCCACAAAAACAGCATCATGGCCTTTGGCGAGAAATTCTTTCATGCTGGGGATATAGGTATTTAAATGGGTATTCACCCCCATGTTCAAAATGGCGTTTACCTCTTGGTCCAGCACTTTTTTGGGCAGCCTGAACGAGGGCACCTGACTTCTAACAAATCCGCCGGCTTCAAGCTGGTCATCATAAAGATCAATGGTATAGCCCAGCCGTACAAGATCCCGGGCCACGGTAAGAGATGCAGGGCCTCCGCCGATCAAGGCGATTTTCTTTCCGTTTTTTTTAGGGGGTGGTCCTGGCATGAGATTGGTCACATCCCCTTTGTTGTCCGCGCAGACCCGTTTGAGCCGGCAGATGGCCACGGCCTTTTCTTCCACCCGGGTCCTTCGGCAGGCCGGCTCACACGGCCTGTCGCACACCCGGCCCAGAATGCCGGGAAAGACGTTGGATTCCCAGTTGAGCATATAGGCCTGGGCATATTTTTTTTCAGCAATCAGTCTGATGTATTCCGGTACCGGGGTGTGGGCCGGACATGCAAACTGGCAGTCGATCACGCGATGAAAATATTCAGGATCGTTAATATCTGTTGGATTCAATGCCTTTTCTCCCGCTGTTATAAAGGTGAATTCAATCGATGCCAAAGATGACAACAAACACAGCCATGGTTTAGCTGTATCATCTTGCCGGATTCATGCGCTTTGATTAAATGTCGTTAATTTTTAAACGAAAAATGAAAAACATCTGCATGAATACCGTCTGTGCTGAAACCATGGTGGAGTTTACCTGTTTTTCATGGAAACGGTCAAGGACGTTTTCTAGTCTGTGAATCTCTTTGCCCGAAAAAGGGTGAAGGCAGATGATGCAGAAGAATTATATTTTTTTTCGATTATGGGTTTGGTGTAAGAGGGGACCGGATAAACCATACTAATTTGATAGGAAATAAAAAATGAAAAAATTCATGGTTTTTGGCCTGGCCGTTTTTGTATTGTTCGCCCCGCTATCTGCCTGCTTTGCAGACTATCACGGGGAAGACCACCTGTGTTTTATGCAGGTTGACATGGACCAGGACGGGCGTGTGACTTTTCAGGAATTTGAAAAGGCCTATGGTAATGATCCTGAAAAATTCCAGGCAATGGACCAGGACCATGATGGTCAACTTACCCATGATGAGTATGAAGAATACGTGTACAATCAGGAAGGTTCTGTTGCAAAAAATTATTAATGTCTGATACAAGTCCGTTTTGGCACTAATTTATTTGCAGAGAGATAGTATGAAAAATGAAAACCCTTTCAAGTGGCGTCATTATGAAAAAGAAATCATCCTGTTGAATGTTCGCTGGTATCTGAGATATCAACTGAGTTACAGGAATCTGGAAGAGATGATGCAAGAACGGGGCTTGTCTGTGGATCACAGTACCATTTACCGATGGGTTCAGCGCTATGCTCCTGAAATGGAAAAGCGAAGCAGGAAGTATCTGCGGCAATCAAATGATTCTTACCGTATTGATGAAACATATATCAAGGTGCGGGGGAAAATGAAGTATCTTTACCGAGCGGTCGATTCCCGTGGAAATACCATCGATTTTCTTCTTCGCAGCAGACGTAATATGGAATCTGCCAAACGATTTTTTAAAAAGATGCTGCGAGCTTCCAATAGCTTCAGACCTCGGGTTCTGAGTGTTGACGGAAATCCTGCATATCCTCCGGCAGTAAAGGCTTTGAAAGAAAAAAAGCTTCTGAATAAGGACTGTATCCTAAGACAGAATAAATATCTGAACAATATTATTGAGCAAGACCACCGGTTTATCAAAAAGCTTGTCAGAGCTGGTATGGGGTTCAAGACATTTCATTCTGCCTGGCGGACGCTAAAAGGCTATGAAATTATGAACATGATCAGAAAAGGACAAGTTAAAAATATCAGGAAGGGAGAAATTTTAAAGCAGAAAGAATTCGTCGAAAATCTGTTTTCTTATGCTGCGTAAATTTTACGCCTGAACGATCTCTTTGTCCTGGAAATATTTTTTGCAACAGAACCAGCTGGAGGCCGGAGTAAAAAATTGAATAGAGAAAGGCGGCCAGAACAGTGAGCCAGCGAACGCCTTCATTGTTGTAGTAATAGGCAAACATATCTCCGGGAGTGATAAATCCGTAACGTTTGCCCCAAAGCCAGTTTCTTTTGGCAAAAAAGGCCCCTGTAATGGGAATGGTTAATACGTAAAAAGAGGCAAAGGCATATACAAACCCTGCTTTCCAGATCAAACCTGGATGCCCGATAAAGGTCCAGCCTGAAAATGAGGCAGCCGTGGCTGCCATCAAAAAGGCAATAAAGGGAATGGAGCGCCCGGCTATGGCGTAACCAGAAGCCTTCTTCTCCGTGAAGAATCCCCTAAGTCCCCACCAAAGGGAATGTTCAGAATTCTGTGTCACGGTTTCGGTTCTCGGATCTGCCTCAGCGCCAGCGGAAGTAAAAGTCAGGTCCGAGAATGGGCCTTCAATCAGCCACGTCGGAGGAGTTGACTTTTGCTGGAGTGGAGTTCCTGGAACCATCTTTTCCATCTGTAAATAAATCCCTATCAAATTCCCAGCTCTTTATCCAGCCGGCCTTCAAAGAAAATTGCCAACTGGGAAATTGTCAGTGACCAATTTTGAATCGGCATTGTCCATTTTTTACTGGCGTTCTGGATCCCCATGTAAAGCAGCTTTAACAGGCTGTCCTGGTTCGGGAATGATCCCTTTGTTTTGGTCAGTTTTCGAAACTGTCGATGCACAGCCTCAATGGTATTTGTGGTGTATATTATCCGTCGAATCTCTTCTGGATATTTAAAGAAATGACTGAGGCGTTCCCAGTTGTTCCGCCAGGATTTTATCACAATCGGGTATTTGTCATTCCATTTATTTTCCAAGATATCCAGTTCTTCTTCGGCCAGATCCTTATTGACCGCTTTATAAACACGTTTTAGATCTGCCATAAATTTCTTTTTATTTTTGGAACCAACGTATTTCAATGAATTTCGGATCTGGTGGACTACGCAGAGTTGAACTTCTGTGTCCGGGAATATGGTCTCAATGGCCTCGGGAAAACCTTTTAGACCATCAACACAGGCAATCAGGATATCTTTTACCCCTCGGTTTGAAAGGTCTGTTAACACCTGCAGCCAGAAGTTCGCACCCTCATTCTCGGATATGTACAGCCCAAGAACCTCTTTGCGGCCCTCGATATTCACCCCAAGAATTGTGTAAACGGCTTTGCTGCTGACCTTTCCGTTTTCTCGTACTTTATAATGTATGGCATCAAGCCATACGATTGGGTACACATTTTCCAACGGCCTGGCCTGCCATTCTTTGACGGTATGGATGATTTTATCGGTAATGGTGCTCAGAGTGGCATTTGAAATCTGGTTCATCAGAAAATCGCGTACCTGGACTGAGAAACATCACTGGGAAGGCAATAACACAGTAAGGATTTTTATGCTTGAAATGATGGTGTGAACATGATCATGTTCTAATTTTTTTGTGTTATTCGCACAAAATCGGAGAATGAATTAATGTCCACAAGCTTCATATACCATGCCTTTGGCCTTCGTGACTACTTTTATAAAACAACGCGTTTCATCGGTGGAATAATCACTTTTGAACTCATACCAAAACCGGAGGCGGTAAAATGCCCGGAATGTAATTCCAGGTCCGTCACCAGGAAAGGGATTGTGACAAGAGATCTCAGAACAATACCGGTAGGTTCAAAACCCGTGATTCTCAGGACGGCTATCCAGAGAATTTGGTGTTCGTTCTGTCAATTTGTCCGGCAAATCAAACTATCCTTTGCCCAGGAGGGGAAAAGCTATACCCGGGCTTTTGAACGGTATGTCTTGGAGTTGTCTCAGTTCATGACAATCAAAGATATTGCCATCCATTTAAGGATCAGCTGGGATACGATAAAGCAGATCCAGAAAGAAGACCTGCTGAGGCGTTATCGAAATATCCCCCTTGAGAAAGTCCGGCAGATTGCCATAGATGAAATTTCCATAGGGAAAGGGCATAAATACTTGACCATCGTGATGGATCTGGAATCCGGTAGAATTCTGCACGTGGGAGAAGGAAAAGGTGGTGAAGCTTTGAAATCTTTTTGGACAAAAGTGAAAATATCGAAAGCAAAAATCAAAGCCGTCAGCATCGATATGTCCCCGGCATACTTGAGTGCTGTTATTGAAAATCTTTCTGGTTCAGCAATTGTCTTTGACAGATTTCATGTTGTTAAATTGTTCAATGAGAAACTGTCGGATTTCAGGCGAAAGCTCTACAACCTTCTTGCCAATACCGGGCAACAAAAACTTCTGAAGGGAGTCCGGTGGCTTTTGTTAAAAAATCCCGAAAACCTCAGTGATGACAAGAAGGAGGCCCAACGGTTAGAAGAAGCATTGAAAATAAATCAGCCGCTATTGGTAGTCTACTACATGAAAGAGGAACTCAGGCAAATATGGAATCAAAAGAAAAAAGAAACAGCTGAAAAGATAGTCAGCAATTGGATCAATCTGGCCAATATTTTCAAAATTCCAATGTTGATGAAATTTGCCAAGACCTTGGCTGTGCACAGGCAAAGAATCCTTTCATACTATGATTACAGGATATCTACAGGTCCTTTAGAAGGGACAAATAACAAGATAAAAACCATGAAACGGAAAGCTTATGGATACAGGGATTCGGAGTTTTTCAGGTTGAAACTTTTGGACCTTCACAATAAAAGGTACGCATTAATCGGATGAACCTGAAATCTCAAGTCCATAGATTTCCTGTAAATGGGAAGCCATATCATTATAACTCATGCCCAGGCCGTAAAGGGCTATTATCTTTCTTTCAATTTCATCGCTGAGCGTTGTCTGATGTTTTTTGACGATCTGTGGAGAGAAGGTTCCGGCCCTGTCACGCGGGGTTTTTAGCTCAAATTTACCATCCAGGGATTTAATGGTCTTTTTGCTTTTTCCATTACGGCGGTTGGCAGAAACTTCCTGCCCGAGATGGGACTCCAACTCTCCTTCAAGAGCAGCTTCAGCAAGATTTTTGATTAATGATGTAAGGACGCCGCCCTTACCTGTGAAGGGTTTACCTTCCTGGATGCCTTTAAGGGCTTTTTGAAAATCAAATTCGGTGTTTTCTTCGGTCATGTCAGTTCTCCTTATTTAGCTGAGTATATCAGCTTTCATTCAACTGACACAGAATTTTGAACGCCCTCAAGATATCTCTTGATTTAAGGGCTGTTTTTGGTAAACTTGCCCCGATTTATCAACCCAGAGGAACCCTGAACATGGTCAAACGGTTAAAATTTATTATTTATACCCGGCCTTTTATTTTTTTTGCCTATTACCTGATTCGGCTTTATTCGCTGACCTTCAGGCTCAAGGTGGAAAATGAAGATCAATGGATGACCCTGGTAAAAGAAAATCACACCGTGCTTTTGTGTACCTGGCACCAGCAGTTTTTTTCCGCCATTCGGCATTTTAAAACCTATTCCAGATTAAATCCAGGCTTGATGATCAGCCAGAGCAGGGATGGGGATTTAATTTCAGGTGTGGCCAACAGGACTGGGTGGCACACCCCGAGAGGATCTTCTTCCAGGGGGGGCAAACAGGCCATGGAGGCCATGATCGATCACATCCATGAGTTTGGATTTTGCGCTCATATTCTTGACGGTCCCAGAGGCCCTATCGGCAAGGTCAAGCCCGGTGCAATCAAAATGGCTCTGGAAACAGATGCCTGGGTGGTTCCCTTTTTTACCCGGGCGGACAAGGCCTGGTTTTTTAATTCTTGGGACCGCTTCATGCTTCCCAAACCCTTTTCCCGGGTAACCCTCTCTTTTTCACAGCCGTTCAAATTCAAGGTCAACCCTGAATCTGATTTTGAATCCCTTCGTTTGGATCTTGAAACTCAAATGACACCCGGGCTTCATATATGATTGAAAAAAAGCGATCGCAAATTTTACGAATTGATTTTATGTTTGCTGCAAGGTGCCAGGGAGTGAAGCCGTAGGGACTTTACTGTGAACGGTCTATAACGCTGCAGATGACGCAAAATTGGTTCGCCCGAAGGGTGACTACCCTCTGAATTGGTTTGGCTAACAATTCTAAGTTTCTGTATTTAAAAGATTAATATTCAATCCCTACAAGTTGGTATGAAATATTCGGGCTAAAAGAAAAAATGCCGGTTTGAGGCTTAAATTAAAGAGGGCGTTCAAAATTCTGTGTCAGTTGAATGAAAGCTGATATACTCAGCTAAATAAGGAGAACTGACATGACCGAAGAAAACACCGAATTTGATTTTCAAAAAGCCCTTAAAGGCATCCAGGAAGGTAAACCCTTCACAGGTAAGGGCGGCGTCCTTACATCATTAATCAAAAATCTTGCTGAAGCTGCTCTTGAAGGAGAGTTGGAGTCCCATCTCGGGCAGGAAGTTTCTGCCAACCGCCGTAATGGAAAAAGCAAAAAGACCATTAAATCCCTGGATGGTAAATTTGAGCTAAAAACCCCGCGTGACAGGGCCGGAACCTTCTCTCCACAGATCGTCAAAAAACATCAGACAACGCTCAGCGATGAAATTGAAAGAAAGATAATAGCCCTTTACGGCCTGGGCATGAGTTATAATGATATGGCTTCCCATTTACAGGAAATCTATGGACTTGAGATTTCAAATGCCACTCTGAGCACCATTACCGATAAAATCATCCATACCGTCAAAGAATGGCAGGCCAGGCCGTTGGAAAATGTGTACCCAATCGTATGGCTTGATGCCATACATTATAAAGTACGAGAAAACGGAAAGGTCAGCAGCAAAGCCGTTTACACAATTCTTGGGGTGAATATCGAGGGCCGCAAAGAGGTTCTTGGGCTGTACATATCCGAGAATGAGGGTGCGAACTTCTGGCTGCAGGTGTTAACAGACCTTTCAAACCGAGGGGTAAAAGATATCCTGATTGCCTGTGTTGATGGTCTAAAAGGTTTTCCCGAGGCCATTGAGACCATATTCCCGGACACAGAAGTTCAACTCTGCGTAGTCCACCAGATCCGAAATTCATTGAAATACGTTGGTTCCAAAAATAAAAAGGAATTTATGGCAGATCTAAAACGTGTTTATAAAGCGGTCAATAAGGATCTGGCCGAAGAAGAACTGGATATCTTGGAAAATAAATGGAATGACAAATACCCGATTGTGATAAAATCCTGGCGGAACAACTGGGAACGCCTCAGTCATTTCTTTAAATATCCAGAAGAGATTCGACGGATAATATACACCACAAATACCATTGAGGCTGTGCATCGACAGTTTCGAAAACTGACCAAAACAAAGGGATCATTCCCGAACCAGGACAGCCTGTTAAAGCTGCTTTACATGGGGATCCAGAACGCCAGTAAAAAATGGACAATGCCGATTCAAAATTGGTCACTGACAATTTCCCAGTTGGCAATTTTCTTTGAAGGCCGGCTGGATAAAGAGCTGGGAATTTGATAGGGATTTATTTACAGATGGAAAAGATGGTTCCAGGAACTCCACTCCAGCAAAAATCAACTCCTCCGACGTGGCTGATTGAAGGCCCATTCTCGGACCTGACTTTTACTTCCGCTGGCGCTGAGGCAGATCCGGGAACCGAAACCGTGACACAGAATTCTGAACATTCCCAAATTAAATGATGGTTTATGATTTCGGTAAAAGCCGGGATTAAAAGGGGATTGACACCAGGGGACAATTCAGGCCAGAATGGTCTGGTCATGGGATATCTATCATTAAACTAGCCAGATGGAGGCGATTTATGGATTCTTTTCCGGAAAAGACGGTTTTTTTTCATTTCAGGTTTAAATTTCTTGCTGTTACTTCCATTGCATTTTTGTTGTACATCATTTTAACCGGGGCTTCGGAACTGGATCAATTCTCTTCGTCCTGGCAATTCAAGCTCATGGGTCCATATTTTTTAATGGCAGGATGTTTTTTCCTAATATTCAGGCGGGTTCCTGTGAAATGTCCTTATTGCGCAAAGCTTGTGCCTACCCGAAAAGACTGGGTTTGTGGCGAGTGCGGTAAATCCCAGGGCAAAGGGAGATATTTAATTGATAAATGTCTTCATTGCCGCCAGATTCAGTCTTCAAGCACTTGCGATCATTGTGGTAAATCCTTTCGTTTATAAAAAAAAGTTAGGGCAGATCTGAGGGTGTTGCCGGCAGACAGATAATAACGGTGGTGCCTTGTTTTGGGGTAGAGGTGACCTTGATATCTGCGCTGCAGTTTAAAAGAATACTTTTGGCGGTTCTGTTGCAAAAAATTATTAATGTCTGATACAAGTCCGTTTTGGCACTAATTTATTTGCAGAGAGATAGTATGAAAAATGAAAACCCTTTCAAGTGGCGTCATTATGAAAAAGAAATCATCCTGTTGAATGTTCGCTGGTATCTGAGATATCAACTGAGTTACAGGAATCTGGAAGAGATGATGCAAGAACGGGGCTTGTCTGTGGATCACAGTACCATTTATGGGTTCAGCGCTATGCTCCTGAAATGGAAAAGCGAAGCAGGAAGTATCTGCGGCAATCAAATGATTCTTACCGTATTGATGAAACATATATCAAGGTGCGGGGGAAAATGAAGTATCTTTACCGAGCGGTCGATTCCCGTGGAAATACCATCGATTTTCTTCTTCGCAGCAGACGTAATATGGAATCTGCCAAACGATTTTTTAAAAAGATGCTGCGAGCTTCCAATAGCTCCAGACCTCGGGTTCTGAGTGTTGACGGAAATCCTGCATATCCTCCGGCAGTAAAGGCTTTGAAAGAAAAAAAGCTTCTGAATAAGGACTGTATCCTAAGACAGAATAAATATCTGAACAATATTATTGAGCAAGACCACCGGTTTATCAAAAAGCTTGTCAGAGCTGGTATGGGGTTCAAGACATTTCATTCTGCCTGGCGGACGCTAAAAGGCTATGAAATTATGAACATGATCAGAAAAGGACAAGTTAAAAATATCAGGAAGGGAGAAATTTTAAAGCAGAAAGAATTCGTCGAAAATCTGTTTTCTTATGCTGCGTAAATTTTACGCCTGAACGATCTCTTTGTCCTGGAAATATTTTTTGCAACAGAACCTCTTAAACTTCAGACAGACCAACAACCCAAAAAATAAGGATACGCCATGAACGATAAAAAGACTCAGCTCATCAAAAATGTTCCCTTTTCCCAGGCCGTTTCAATCAATGATCTTGTGGATTACGAACAAGGACGGGTCGTCAGCCGGACCCTGGCAGCCAAGCCCCATGTCAACATCACCCTTTTTGCATTTGACAAGGGCGAAGAAATCTCGGCCCATACCTCCCCCGGGGATGCCATGGTTCAGATCCTGGACGGGTCTGCCGCCATCACCATAGACGGAGACTCCCTTGAGGCCAAGGCGGGCCAGGTGGTGGTGATGCCCGCCAATGTCCCCCATTCGGTCTATGCGGCAACACGATTTAAAATGCTGCTCACCGTGGTGAAACAACCCCTTGATATCGGGTCATTGTAAGCGGTTTATCCCTTTTTAAGTTTTTTCCACCGATATCGGAAGGTATGGTGATTCATGTTGAGAAGTTTGGCTGCCCGGCTCTCATTGCCTTGGGCCTGGTCCACGGCCAGGGTCATGTACTGACGCTCAATATTGGATAAGATCTGGGTCAGGCAGACCCCTTGCTCCGACAGCCTGACGGGTTCAGACCCCGTGGGCAGGGCCTGGGCAGTCAGACCTGTTTTTTTATCAAACAATCCCAGGTCGGTCATTAGGACCTGGTCGGTTCTGGCCACAAGGACAGCTCGCTCGACAATATTCTTAAGCTCCCTGACATTGCCGGAAAATTCATGGGACAAAAGCATTTCTTGAGCGTCCTTGGAAAACCCCTTCAGGTTTTTTTCAAATTTTTGGTTAAACTCAAAAAGAAAATGCTTGGCCAGGGCCAGAATATCCCGGGGCCGCTGATTCAAAGAGGGGATCTCGGCCCGAACCACACATAGCCTGAAATACAGATCCTTTCGAAATTTTTCAAATTTTACCAAATCATCAATATTCTTGTTTGTGGCAGAAACCACCCGGGTGTCAACCGTCAGTTTTTGTGTACCGCCCACTTTGTAAAACTCCCCGCTTTCCAGAAAGCGAAGCAGTTTGGCCTGGCCTGCCAAACTCAGGTCTGCCACCTCATCCAAGAATAAAGTGCCTTTGTGGGACTCTTCTAAAACCCCTTTTTTCCCTTGGGGCCTGGCCCCGGAAAAGGCGCCTGCCTCGTATCCGAAAAGTTCTGATTCAATGAGATCTTCGGGAAATGCAGAGCAGTTCACCGCCACAAAAGGCCCCTGAAACAGAGGACTTCTGGCATGGATGGCCTTGGCAATCAACTCTTTTCCCGTACCGGTTTCCCCCAGGATCATGATGGGGGTATCCGGACTTTTAGAGACCACATGGATAAAATCCATGATATCCTCAATATTCTTGCTTTCACCGATAAAGCAGGGCTCATTTTCCCTAAGGTATTTTTCCTGAAGCAGGCAGACCTCTTTGGCAAGCGCTATGGTTGACACCGCCTTTTGAATGGTCAATTCCATAATATCCGGATTAATGGGCTTGACAATAAAATCAAAGGCACCGCCTTTCATGGATTGAATCACCAGAGAGATCTCCTCATAGGCTATAATCATGATTACGGGCAGGTTGGGATGATCTGCTTTTAACCTGCCCAGGGCATCAATGCCGCTCATTTTGGGAAGGCCGATATCCATTAGGACCAGGTCGGGTACCTCTTTTTTTAAAGCCGCCAGAAACGATTCTCCGTCTTTAAACAACCGGATCTCATAGGTGCCGGACAAAACCAAATCCAGAGAATCCCAGATGCTTTCTTCATCATCAACAATGGCAATGGTGTATTGAATCATGGATCAGGCCTTTATGGTTTTTGCAGGCAGTTCAATGAAAAAATGGGCGCCTCTTTGACCGGGCGCCTTAAATTTGAGCGTACCGCCGTGGTCCAGGATAATCCGGTGGCTGATGGACAGCCCGATTCCAGAACTATTGGCCTTTGTGGTGTAAAAGGGATCAAAAATTTTGGACTGAAGGGCATAGGGAATACCCGGGCCCGTGTCCTTGACACGGTTCTGTTGCAAAAAATTTTTCCAGGACAAAGAGATCGTTCAGGCGTAAAATTTACGCAGCATAAGAAAACAGATTTTCGACGAATTCTTTCTGCTTTAAAATTTCTCCCTTCCTGATATTTTTAACTTGTCCTTTTCTGATCATGTTCATAATTTCATAGCCTTTTAGCGTCCGCCAGGCAGAATGAAATGTCTTGAACCCCATACCAGCTCTGACAAGCTTTTTGATAAACCGGTGGTCTTGCTCAATAATATTGTTCAGATATTTATTCTGTCTTAGGATACAGTCCTTATTCAGAAGCTTTTTTTCTTTCAAAGCCTTTACTGCCGGAGGATATGCAGGATTTCCGTCAACACTCAGAACCCGAGGTCTGGAGCTATTGGAAGCTCGCAGCATCTTTTTAAAAAATCGTTTGGCAGATTCCATATTACGTCTGCTGCGAAGAAGAAAATCGATGGTATTTCCACGGGAATCGACCGCTCGGTAAAGATACTTCATTTTCCCCCGCACCTTGATATATGTTTCATCAATACGGTAAGAATCATTTGATTGCCGCAGATACTTCCTGCTTCGCTTTTCCATTTCAGGAGCATAGCGCTGAACCCATCGGTAAATGGTACTGTGATCCACAGACAAGCCCCGTTCTTGCATCATCTCTTCCAGATTCCTGTAACTCAATTGATATCTCAGATACCAGCGAACATTCAACAGGATGATTTCTTTTTCATAATGACGCCACTTGAAAGGGTTTTCATTTTTCATACTATCTCTCTGCAAATAAATTAGTGCCAAAACGGACTTGTATCAGACATTAATAATTTTTTGCAACAGAACCTCCTCAAAGATAAATTGCAGTTGTTCGAGTCCCCTGTGATTGATGGCTTCACAGAAACTACTACGGCTGATACCACCGTCTGGCGCAATATTTTCTTTAGCAAAAACATTCTCCTTGAGATCCTGAATTAAATGTCGGGCAGACTTGTGCTCCTGAAGATGGAAATAAACCAAAGCATTTATCTGGTCTTCGAATGTCATTTTTAAAGGGCGGTCTCCTCGAGATTGTAATTCCGGTGCTTTTGAAAGTGACTTTATCAGAGGGCACCTGAAATTGTCAAAGTTCAGGGACCGTAGTTGTTTTTTAGGGACTGAGATGTGCGTCATTTGAGCTCCTTGAGTTAAATTTTCAAGGCGCAC
It encodes:
- a CDS encoding cupin domain-containing protein gives rise to the protein MNDKKTQLIKNVPFSQAVSINDLVDYEQGRVVSRTLAAKPHVNITLFAFDKGEEISAHTSPGDAMVQILDGSAAITIDGDSLEAKAGQVVVMPANVPHSVYAATRFKMLLTVVKQPLDIGSL
- a CDS encoding FAD-dependent oxidoreductase, giving the protein MNPTDINDPEYFHRVIDCQFACPAHTPVPEYIRLIAEKKYAQAYMLNWESNVFPGILGRVCDRPCEPACRRTRVEEKAVAICRLKRVCADNKGDVTNLMPGPPPKKNGKKIALIGGGPASLTVARDLVRLGYTIDLYDDQLEAGGFVRSQVPSFRLPKKVLDQEVNAILNMGVNTHLNTYIPSMKEFLAKGHDAVFVGTGAPRGRDLDLPGRKAAKAFVHVGIEWLAGVQYGHTKKTGKTTLVIGGGNTAMDCCRTARRLGGKKVKVIIRGGREQMKASPWEIEDAVREDIPILEHLSPVDFVMKGKVLKGMNFKQLLPDKAEGELLFIPCDEVLLAVGQQNAFPWIEKDIGLTFDDQGRPRVDELTFQSDLDHVFFGGDAAFGPKNVITAVAHGHEAALSIDLFCNGKDLKKRPLPVTTLAGQKMGMKDWLYNSQVSDKMRHPVPMVSKVKSIKDRLLEVELGFNPKVGSKESLRCLNCDIQTVFTPDLCIECDACVDVCPTTCINFVKNKDEQELRSSLGVPAKNESQPLYVSDTLATGRVMVKDEDLCLHCGLCAERCPTAAWDMQKYTYNPPKAGQK
- a CDS encoding EF-hand domain-containing protein — protein: MKKFMVFGLAVFVLFAPLSACFADYHGEDHLCFMQVDMDQDGRVTFQEFEKAYGNDPEKFQAMDQDHDGQLTHDEYEEYVYNQEGSVAKNY
- a CDS encoding transposase produces the protein MTEENTEFDFQKALKGIQEGKPFTGKGGVLTSLIKNLAEAALEGELESHLGQEVSANRRNGKSKKTIKSLDGKFELKTPRDRAGTFSPQIVKKHQTTLSDEIERKIIALYGLGMSYNDMASHLQEIYGLEISGSSD
- a CDS encoding IS6 family transposase → MKNENPFKWRHYEKEIILLNVRWYLRYQLSYRNLEEMMQERGLSVDHSTIYRWVQRYAPEMEKRSRKYLRQSNDSYRIDETYIKVRGKMKYLYRAVDSRGNTIDFLLRSRRNMESAKRFFKKMLRASNSFRPRVLSVDGNPAYPPAVKALKEKKLLNKDCILRQNKYLNNIIEQDHRFIKKLVRAGMGFKTFHSAWRTLKGYEIMNMIRKGQVKNIRKGEILKQKEFVENLFSYAA
- a CDS encoding ISL3 family transposase produces the protein MSTSFIYHAFGLRDYFYKTTRFIGGIITFELIPKPEAVKCPECNSRSVTRKGIVTRDLRTIPVGSKPVILRTAIQRIWCSFCQFVRQIKLSFAQEGKSYTRAFERYVLELSQFMTIKDIAIHLRISWDTIKQIQKEDLLRRYRNIPLEKVRQIAIDEISIGKGHKYLTIVMDLESGRILHVGEGKGGEALKSFWTKVKISKAKIKAVSIDMSPAYLSAVIENLSGSAIVFDRFHVVKLFNEKLSDFRRKLYNLLANTGQQKLLKGVRWLLLKNPENLSDDKKEAQRLEEALKINQPLLVVYYMKEELRQIWNQKKKETAEKIVSNWINLANIFKIPMLMKFAKTLAVHRQRILSYYDYRISTGPLEGTNNKIKTMKRKAYGYRDSEFFRLKLLDLHNKRYALIG
- a CDS encoding IS256 family transposase, encoding MTEENTEFDFQKALKGIQEGKPFTGKGGVLTSLIKNLAEAALEGELESHLGQEVSANRRNGKSKKTIKSLDGKFELKTPRDRAGTFSPQIVKKHQTTLSDEIERKIIALYGLGMSYNDMASHLQEIYGLEISNATLSTITDKIIHTVKEWQARPLENVYPIVWLDAIHYKVRENGKVSSKAVYTILGVNIEGRKEVLGLYISENEGANFWLQVLTDLSNRGVKDILIACVDGLKGFPEAIETIFPDTEVQLCVVHQIRNSLKYVGSKNKKEFMADLKRVYKAVNKDLAEEELDILENKWNDKYPIVIKSWRNNWERLSHFFKYPEEIRRIIYTTNTIEAVHRQFRKLTKTKGSFPNQDSLLKLLYMGIQNASKKWTMPIQNWSLTISQLAIFFEGRLDKELGI
- a CDS encoding lysophospholipid acyltransferase family protein, with the translated sequence MVKRLKFIIYTRPFIFFAYYLIRLYSLTFRLKVENEDQWMTLVKENHTVLLCTWHQQFFSAIRHFKTYSRLNPGLMISQSRDGDLISGVANRTGWHTPRGSSSRGGKQAMEAMIDHIHEFGFCAHILDGPRGPIGKVKPGAIKMALETDAWVVPFFTRADKAWFFNSWDRFMLPKPFSRVTLSFSQPFKFKVNPESDFESLRLDLETQMTPGLHI